The Deltaproteobacteria bacterium genome segment AGACCGCGAGGCGGGTGAGCGGCCGGTTCCCGATCTGACGGCGGAGCGACGCGAGGACGCGGCCGAGCTTCCCGACCGGCACCCTGCGGGCGAGCAGCCCCCGCATCGTCCGCAGCAGGACGAGGTCGACGAAGTCGAAGCGGAGGCGCCCGCGCGCGTCGCGCGCCGGGTGCAGGATGCCGGCGCGCACGCACTGGCGGAGCCGCGGCGGCGGCACGCCGGCGATGCGTGCCGCCTGCGCCGTGTCGAAGTGGGCGCGGGCTCCCGCCGCGGGCCGCGCGCCCACTTACTTCTTGTGCGCGCGACGCGTGGCGCCCGGCCGCTCGTGCGCGCGGACGCGGGCGGCGGAGCGTCGCTTCCCGGCCACCTCGGGCTCGGCCACTCGCTCGGCTCGCGCCGCGGTGCGCGAAAGGCTGGCCTTGAGCGCTTCCATGAGATCGATCACCTGCGCCTTCGGCTTCTCGGGCTCGGCCGCCGTGACCTCCTGGCCCGCCACCTTCTTCTGCACCACCGCCTCGACCCGCTCGCGGTACTGGTCCTTGTACTGCTCGGGACGGAACGCCTTGGCGGAGAGCTGCTGGACGAGCTTGCGCGCCATCTCGAGCTCGCCGGCGCGCACCTTCGGCTCGCCGCCCAGGTCGACCTCGGCGAGGCTCCGCACCTCGTCGGCGTAGTGCATGGTGTGGAGGACGAGCCCGCCGTCGTAGGGCCGCAGAAGGACCAGATGCTCCTTCCCGCCGCGCACGTACTGCGCGAGCGCGACCTTGTCGGTCTCGCGCATCGCCTGCGCGAGCAGGTGGTAGGCCTTCTCGGCGCCCTTGTCCGGGCCGAGGTAGTGCGCGTCCTCGAAGTAGATGGGATCCACCCCGGCGAGCGGCACGAACTCGTGGATGTCGATGGCGCGGTTGGCCTCGGCCTCGAGCGCCCGGATCTCCTCGTCCGTGAAGGTGACGTAGCGGTCCTTCTCGAACTGGTAGCCCTTCACGATCTCGCTCCGCTCGACCACCTTGTCGTGGTGCGGGCAGTAGAGCTGCTGCTTGATGCGGGTGTGGCAGGGCGCGTGCAGCATGTTGAACGAGAGCTGCTCGGAGTGGGTCGCCACGTAGACGCGGATCGGGATCGACACGAGCCCGAAGCTGATCGTCCCCGAGCCGATGGAGCGGGCGGGCATGCGGCCTCCTTCCGGAAGCCAGGTAAGCGCACGGCCCCCGCCTGTGTCAAACCCGCACCGTGCTACCATGCCGCGCCGGATGCGGACGCCTCGACGGCTTGCAACGCTGCCGCGCGTGCGCCTCCAGCCGGCGAGCCTCCCCCTCATGCTGCCCACCCTGGTCGAGGAGGTGCCCCGCGGACCCGGCTGGCTCTTCGAGCTCAAGTGGGACGGCGTGCGCCTGCTCGCGCTGCGCGAGCAGGGGCGGGTCGAGCTCTGGGCACGCAGCGGCGCGCGCATGACGGAGCGGTACCCCGAGATCGCCGTCGCGCTCGCGCCGCTCGCGGGGGGGGACTTCGCGCTCGACGGCGAGGTCGTGGCACTCGACGCGGCGGGCCGCCCGAGCTTCGAGCGGCTCCAGCGCCGCATGCACCTGGTCCGCGGGGTGGCGGCCGCCGCGGCCGCGGTGCCGGTGACGGCGTACTTCTACGACTGCCTCGCCCTCTTCGGCCGCGACGTGCGCGGGCTCCCGCTCGCCGACCGGAAGGCGCTCCTCCACCAGGTCGTCTCCGCTCTCGGGGCGGTGCGCTACGCCGACCACGTGGAAGGCGACGGCGCGCAGTTCCTCGCCGCCGCCTGCAAGGCGGGGCTGGAGGGCATCGTCGCAAAGCGGGCCGACGCGCGCTACCTGGCCGGGCGCCGCATGGAATGGCGCAAGATCAAGTGCGTCCGGCGGCAGGAATTCGTGATCGGCGGCTACACCGATCCGAAGGGCACGCGCGCGCTTCTCGGCGCCGTCCACCTGGGAGTCTACGACGGCGACGATCTCGTCTACGCGGGCCGCGCCGGCTCGGGCCTCGACCGCGCGGGCCTGGACGAGCTCGCCGCCCGCCTCCGCCCGCTCGTCACCGAGCGCTGCCCGTTCACGCGCGGCTGCCCGCCGCGCGGGCCCGAGCACCACTGGGTCCGACCGGCGCTCGTGTGCGAGGTGCGCTTCTCGGAGTGGACGAGCGACGGGCTCGTCCGCCACCCGGTGTACCTGGGGCTCCGCACCGACCGCCGGCCGCGCGACGTGCACGCGGAGCGCCCTAGGAGCCTGTCCGAGTAACCGACGGAAGCGAGGCGAACGAGCCGGGGAGCGAGAGCGGCAAGCGCAGCGCCGACCGAGGAGGCGTAGCAAGCTACGCCGCACGAGGGAGGCGCGAGCACGCCGCTCGCAGCCCCCGGCTCGTTCGCCGCAGCCGGAGCGTTACTCGGACAGGCTCCTACACCTCGATCGTGATCCGCCAGCGCCCGCCCTCGTCGGCCACCCCGACCACGTGATGCCCGGCGGCCTCGGCGGCGCGCGGGATGTCGGCCGCGCCCTGCGCGTCGTCGAGGAGGACGTCGATCTCCTGGCCGGGCGCGAGCGTCTCCAGATGGACCTTGGCCCGGGCCCAACTGAGCGGGCACTTCACACCCCGCAGGTCGAGCGTCTCACGCGCCATGCTTCACCGGGCGCCTCCAGCCGGGGGCGGCGCGGGGAGTCCGCGCGAGGCCAGGTAGTCGAGCCAGGCCGCGATCGCCGTCTTGAGCTCCTCGATTGCGCGGCCCGGGGTGGGTGCCAGCCCCGAGAGCCCGGGGAGCTCCGCGCACGTCGCCACGCACTCGCCGTCGCGCTCCGACCACGACGTCCGGTACGTGTAGGGCGGCAGCTCAGGCACGGCTCACCTCGAGCATGCGGCGTACCTGGTAGGCCTTGGCGTGCCCGTCGCGCCCCGCCTGGAGATTCAAGGCGACGGCGGCCGCGTGACGCATGATGCGGTGCCCGCGGACCTGCCGCACCTTCTCGAAGCCGAGCTGGCGGGAGAGACGCAGCGCCTCCTCGAAGCGCAGCGCCTGCGGACGGAGCCGGGCCTTCTCGAGGAGCGCCTGGTCGATGACCATCCCGAGCACGGGCTACGCGTGACCGGGGGCACAGTCAATGCGTAGGGGCGAAATACGTCGGCGAGACGAGCCGGCCGCACCCCACGCCGGTTCGGGAGCTGCGCTCGGAGCGGTCGCTTTCTTGCCGCCCCCCCACGCCGCACGGTACAGTCGGCGCGTCGCGCGCCGATGGAGACCTACACGCTTCGCCCGCGGCCGGACGCCCGGCCCGATCGCCGCTACCGCATCGACTACGCGGGCGAGCTGAACGGGGCGCAGTACGAGGCCGCCACCGCGCTCGAGGGGTCCGTGCTGGTGATCGCCGGCGCCGGCAGCGGCAAGACCCGCACGCTCGTCTACCGGGTTGCGCGCCTGGTCGAGTCGGGCGTCAGCCCGGGGCAGATCCTCCTCCTCACCTTCACGCGCAAGGCGGCCGAGGAGATGCTGCGGCGCGCGGCGGCGCTGGTGGGTGCGAGCTGCGAGCGCGTGGGGGGCGGGACGTTCCACTCCTTTGCCAACGTGGTGCTCCGCCGCACGGCGCGGCACGTGGGGCTCGAGCCCAACTTCACCATCCTCGACCGCAGCGACTCCGAGGACGTCGTGAACCTGCTGCGCAGCCGGGCGGGGCTCGACCGCAAGGACCGCCGTTTCCCGCGCAAGAGCGCGATCCTCGAGATCCTGAGCATGGCCGTCAACCGCGCCAAGCCGGTCGCCGACGTCCTCACCGAGAGCTATGCGCACCTGGCCGATCACCTGGAGGACCTGGAGCGACTCGGCCTCGAGTACGGGCGTTACAAGCGGGAGAAGAACCTGGTCGACTACGACGACCTCCTCGTCCTCCTGCGCGACCTCCTGCGCGACCACCCGGAGGTCGCGGCCCAGCTCTCGCGCACCTACCGCTTCATCATGGTCGACGAGTACCAGGACACGAACCCGCTCCAGGCCGAGATCGTCCGCACCCTCGCCGCCACGCACCCGAACGTGATGGCCGTCGGCGACGACAGCCAGAGCATCTACTCCTTCCGCGGCGCCACCTTCCGCAACATCATGGACTTCCCGAAGGCCTTTCCCGACACGCGCATCATCAAGCTCGAGGAGAACTACCGCTCGACGCAGCCCATCCTCGACCTCGCCAACGCGATCATCGACCAGGCGGCGGAGAAGCACACCAAGGTCCTGCGCACGCGGCGGGCCGACGGCCCTCCGCCGCTGCTGGCCCAGTGCAACGACGAGCAGGCGCAGTCCCGCTTCGTCTGCCAGCGCATCCTCGAGCTGCGCGAGGAGGGCGTGCCGCTCGACGAGATGGCCGTCCTCTTCCGCTCGAGCTTCCATTCCTTCGACCTGGAGCTCGAGCTCCAGCGCGCCGACGTCCCGTTCGTCAAGCGGGGCGGCTTCAAGTTCATCGAGACGGCGCACGTGAAGGACGTTCTCGCCCACCTCCGAATCATCGCCAACCCGCGCGACGCGGTGTCGTGGCACCGCGTGCTGCTGCTCCTCGAGCACGTCGGGCCGCGCACCGCCGACGACATCTTCACCCACGTCGCCCCCGCCGCCGACGTGGAGAGCGCGGCCGAGCGCCTGGCGGGCTACCCCCGGCGCGGCGCGTACACCAAGGAGCTCGGCCGCCTGGCCGCGCTCCTCGGCGAGATCGCCCCCGACCCGCTGCCGCCGGGCGAGAAGGTCGCCAAGGTGGTGGGCTTCTATGCGCCCATGCTCCGCCATCTCCACCCCGAGGACTTCCCCAAGCGCGAGAAGGACCTCGAGCACTTCGCCACCATCGCCGGGCGCTACCGGAGCCTGGCCTCGCTGCTCGCGGACATGGCGCTCGAGCCGCCCACGGACAGCGTGGGCGACGTGCTCGCGGCCGACGTCGAGGAGGGCCTCCTCACGCTCTCCACCATCCACTCGGCCAAGGGGCTCGAGTGGAACACGGTGTTCGTGATCTGGTTGGTGGACGGTCGCTTCCCCTCCTACCAGAACCTGCACGATGGGGAGGAGATCGAGGAGGAGCGCCGCCTCCTCTACGTCGCCGTCACGCGCGCCAAGGAGCACCTGTATCTCAGCTACCCGATCGACATCTACGACCGCAGCTCCGGCATGGTGCTGGGCCAGCCCTCGCGCTTCCTCGCCGACCTGCCCGACGGGGTGCTCGCCGGCCTCCAGGTGGTCGACGAGGTCGGCTTCCGCTAGAGCGCAACTTCCTCGCGGGACGTGTGTTGCGGGCCGCGTGCGAGTCGCCGCCCCTCTCGTCCTCGCCCTGGTCCTCGCGCTCGGGCCCGTAGGTCCCGCACGAGCCCAGGATGATGAAGGGTACCAGGACGAGGACGACCCCGGCGGCCAGTACGCGGCCGACACGGCGCCCGATCCGTCGACCTACGGAGAGGCGCTCGCCCCCTACGGCACCTGGGTCGACGACGACCAGAACGGGCAGGTCTGGCAACCAGCGGTGAGCGTCGACTGGGCCCCATACACCGACGGGTACTGGGCATGGACGCCGTACGGCTGGACGTGGGTGTCGTCCGAGCCGTGGGCCTGGACCTTCCACTACGGGCGCTGGGTGCTCCTGCCGGGCGGCTGGGCGTGGGTGCCGGGCACCGTCTGGGGACCCGCCTGGGTCGACTGGTTCTGGGGCGACGGCTTCATCGGATGGGCGCCGCTCGCGCCCTTCGCGACCGAGGTGATCGTCCTGAACGAGTTCGTCTTCGTGCACGAGGGCGACTTCTGCTCGCACGACCTGGCCCACGTGGTGGTCAACCACCACCTCGTCCCCGACCACGTCATCCACCGCTGGCAGCACCGCGATTGGCGGAACGACCATCCCCCGGGCCGGCACCACGTCGAGCGGGTGTCGCACCACCCCGTGACTCGCATGGACCACCGGCCGCCGGGGACGGTCGCGCCGGCCGGGGTCGGAGCGCGGCAGCTGGCACGGCCCCGTGCGGAGCCCCGGCTCGGCGGGGCGCGCCGCAACCTGACCCGCCTCGGAAACCCCTGGCGGCCCGGGCTCTCCGCACGGGCGAGCGCGCCC includes the following:
- a CDS encoding ATP-dependent DNA ligase; protein product: MERAGMRPPSGSQVSARPPPVSNPHRATMPRRMRTPRRLATLPRVRLQPASLPLMLPTLVEEVPRGPGWLFELKWDGVRLLALREQGRVELWARSGARMTERYPEIAVALAPLAGGDFALDGEVVALDAAGRPSFERLQRRMHLVRGVAAAAAAVPVTAYFYDCLALFGRDVRGLPLADRKALLHQVVSALGAVRYADHVEGDGAQFLAAACKAGLEGIVAKRADARYLAGRRMEWRKIKCVRRQEFVIGGYTDPKGTRALLGAVHLGVYDGDDLVYAGRAGSGLDRAGLDELAARLRPLVTERCPFTRGCPPRGPEHHWVRPALVCEVRFSEWTSDGLVRHPVYLGLRTDRRPRDVHAERPRSLSE
- a CDS encoding Ku protein, producing the protein MPARSIGSGTISFGLVSIPIRVYVATHSEQLSFNMLHAPCHTRIKQQLYCPHHDKVVERSEIVKGYQFEKDRYVTFTDEEIRALEAEANRAIDIHEFVPLAGVDPIYFEDAHYLGPDKGAEKAYHLLAQAMRETDKVALAQYVRGGKEHLVLLRPYDGGLVLHTMHYADEVRSLAEVDLGGEPKVRAGELEMARKLVQQLSAKAFRPEQYKDQYRERVEAVVQKKVAGQEVTAAEPEKPKAQVIDLMEALKASLSRTAARAERVAEPEVAGKRRSAARVRAHERPGATRRAHKK
- a CDS encoding sulfurtransferase TusA family protein: MARETLDLRGVKCPLSWARAKVHLETLAPGQEIDVLLDDAQGAADIPRAAEAAGHHVVGVADEGGRWRITIEV
- a CDS encoding ATP-dependent helicase produces the protein METYTLRPRPDARPDRRYRIDYAGELNGAQYEAATALEGSVLVIAGAGSGKTRTLVYRVARLVESGVSPGQILLLTFTRKAAEEMLRRAAALVGASCERVGGGTFHSFANVVLRRTARHVGLEPNFTILDRSDSEDVVNLLRSRAGLDRKDRRFPRKSAILEILSMAVNRAKPVADVLTESYAHLADHLEDLERLGLEYGRYKREKNLVDYDDLLVLLRDLLRDHPEVAAQLSRTYRFIMVDEYQDTNPLQAEIVRTLAATHPNVMAVGDDSQSIYSFRGATFRNIMDFPKAFPDTRIIKLEENYRSTQPILDLANAIIDQAAEKHTKVLRTRRADGPPPLLAQCNDEQAQSRFVCQRILELREEGVPLDEMAVLFRSSFHSFDLELELQRADVPFVKRGGFKFIETAHVKDVLAHLRIIANPRDAVSWHRVLLLLEHVGPRTADDIFTHVAPAADVESAAERLAGYPRRGAYTKELGRLAALLGEIAPDPLPPGEKVAKVVGFYAPMLRHLHPEDFPKREKDLEHFATIAGRYRSLASLLADMALEPPTDSVGDVLAADVEEGLLTLSTIHSAKGLEWNTVFVIWLVDGRFPSYQNLHDGEEIEEERRLLYVAVTRAKEHLYLSYPIDIYDRSSGMVLGQPSRFLADLPDGVLAGLQVVDEVGFR